ATACGTGTCCCGAAGACCACAATGCCTTTGGTGTCGATGATGGGGTGAGGGCTTCTGGATAGCGTCCGTGTCACCTTTTTCTTACAGTCAAAAACCAGAGTGATGCTCTGTTTGTGAACGCTGATCGCCACACGGTGCcacctgacacaaacacacacacgaatGAGGGTCAGTCCATAcatgtgtctatctatctatctatctatctatctatctatctatctatccaaatTTTCCCTATGCATATGTATTATTTAAGTGTTTCTgcagtgtttatgtagttaaacAGGGTGTCACACCTGTGTCTTTTCACCTGTGCAGGTGCTGGCTTCACAGCCGTGTAACAGATTAAATATGTCGCACATCAAAGCTAATAATGAAAACCAAACACACTAAATCCTAACCAGGCATGAACTAACCAGCCCTGCAGTTTCCAGTGTCAAGAAAAtagtgacaaaaacacacaatcatttcatatttattacaCGGCTTATGGTGCGGCTTACTTTCCGTCCGCCAAGTTGACCCCTCTGAAGAGCGGGTAGTCCTCCGGGCCGGGTTTGCCCAGGTGATCCTCATACAGGAAAACAGGAGAGCGTCCCACCTCCAGACCAAGCTGCTGGATGCCCTGTTCGTTATACACCGACAGCAGGAAGGACTGACTGCCTTTCTTCGGCTTCACCGTCGCCAAGATGGAGAAGTCCTCAGGAAACATGGATGCTAAAGAGGGACAGGGTGTTATTTTTGGAATTCAAAAGGGTTTTGGGGGGTTTCTGGGCGCAAAAGACTAAGGACAGTGTATGACCGTGCATTACATCATGTCTATGAGCAGACAGACGCTGTCAGGTAACAAAGATAAAGTGTTTAACATGGAGAAGAGCAGAATGGAAAACGGTTGGATCTCTGGCACATCTTTGGGAAACTCTTTaacaatgtgtatgtgtgtgtgtgtgtgtgtgtgtgtgtgtgtgtgtgtgttgataagAGTCTTGGATCTACTGGGAGGGAgtagagagagcaagagagattgCGAGAGTAATGAGGAGAGCAGCTGTTCCCTAAGAGACATTTTATTACCTTAATTCATCTAGCAGAGAGAGGTGAAGAgaacaaacacagagagaaaaccaCAAAtacaaacagagagaaaaacatcTGAATATGAACATTCTGTCACTGTTTACTCAACACCATGTCGCTCCAAACTACGACTTTTGTTCTTGTGAGGAAcataaaatgtgatgtttatcggCGTCTCAGAGTTgactcttttccatacaataaaactgaatgctgtcaagctccaaaaaggccagaaaagcatcataaaaatatcataaaattgcTCCACGTGATTGATTATagtcattttaaagaaatgtatacttttattcagcaaaaactgacattaaaggcattgataatgcaaatgatttctatttcaaacaaattctgttattttaaacattctattcatcaaaaagaatactgaaaaaatataaaaatataaaccaacactactgtttccaacattgataataatcagaaatgcttctagttttttttaattgtagtaatatttcacactattaccGGTTTTTCTGTATTAcagcaaataaatacagcttttttgagcagaagagactcatttcaaaaacataaaaca
The window above is part of the Carassius auratus strain Wakin unplaced genomic scaffold, ASM336829v1 scaf_tig00015039, whole genome shotgun sequence genome. Proteins encoded here:
- the LOC113074541 gene encoding collagen alpha-1(V) chain-like: FASLSVSLSAAEPADLLKILDFHSLPEGVSKTTGFCTHRKSSKGPDVAYRVTKDAQLSTPTKQLYPSSMFPEDFSILATVKPKKGSQSFLLSVYNEQGIQQLGLEVGRSPVFLYEDHLGKPGPEDYPLFRGVNLADGKWHRVAISVHKQSITLVFDCKKKVTRTLSRSPHPIIDTKGIVVFGTRILDEEVFEGDIQQLMIVSDHRAAFDYCEHYSPDCEVPAPEQHQNQDPNTDDS